In the genome of SAR324 cluster bacterium, one region contains:
- a CDS encoding MORN motif precursor codes for MRKIKSLLTILLVLLVFNDATLWSQAKTVTLYISDDDSKSGQESDPTSWKTSRNLVSDHEYVGEVSNGLPSRQGTETFPSGVEYVGSFKDGKRNGQGTMTLPEGRVFSGFWRDGKFIGKEPLEQKPPKITSATLYIGEENTKSGQESDPASWKTSRNSESDHEYVGEIRNGLPNGVGSYSDPDGLKYEGSFKDGRFSGQGISTLPDGLKYEGSFKDGKEHGEGTLALPSGAKYIGSFKNGLPDGEGSYADSDGLKYEGSFKDGKFNGQGTKTFPNGQVYIGAFKSGEMNGQGTLTHQSGQKYVGEFQDDWMHGQGTLTRPDGLKYVGDFKKGKPDGKGMFTLPSGIKYVGDVKNGKEHGQGTLTHPSGQKYVGEYKYGKIDGWGTMTYPDGRVESGLWRENQFLDNQ; via the coding sequence ATGAGAAAAATAAAAAGTCTGTTGACCATCCTTCTTGTGTTGCTGGTCTTCAATGACGCAACTCTGTGGTCTCAAGCAAAAACCGTCACCCTTTACATCAGTGATGATGATAGCAAGAGTGGGCAAGAGTCCGATCCAACTAGTTGGAAAACAAGTAGAAATCTGGTGAGTGACCATGAGTATGTTGGAGAAGTCAGCAACGGATTGCCGAGCAGACAGGGAACCGAGACATTTCCAAGTGGAGTTGAATACGTAGGTTCTTTCAAGGACGGTAAAAGGAACGGCCAGGGGACCATGACTTTACCCGAAGGACGAGTGTTTAGTGGCTTCTGGCGCGATGGAAAGTTCATCGGTAAAGAACCATTGGAGCAAAAGCCGCCAAAAATCACATCAGCAACGCTCTACATTGGTGAGGAAAATACCAAGAGTGGGCAGGAATCCGATCCAGCCAGCTGGAAAACAAGTAGAAATTCAGAAAGCGACCATGAGTATGTTGGAGAAATCCGTAACGGATTGCCGAACGGAGTGGGAAGTTATTCTGATCCAGACGGCTTGAAATACGAGGGCTCTTTCAAGGATGGTAGATTCAGCGGCCAAGGAATCTCGACCTTACCAGATGGTTTGAAGTATGAGGGTTCTTTCAAGGATGGCAAAGAGCATGGAGAGGGAACTTTGGCTTTGCCAAGTGGAGCAAAATACATAGGTTCCTTCAAGAATGGGTTACCTGATGGAGAAGGGAGTTATGCTGATTCAGATGGTTTGAAGTACGAGGGTTCTTTTAAGGATGGTAAATTCAATGGTCAGGGCACCAAGACATTCCCAAACGGTCAGGTATACATAGGTGCATTCAAGAGCGGCGAGATGAACGGTCAGGGTACATTGACTCATCAATCAGGTCAGAAATACGTTGGAGAATTTCAAGACGATTGGATGCATGGTCAGGGTACATTAACTCGTCCAGATGGCTTGAAATACGTAGGAGACTTTAAAAAAGGTAAACCAGACGGAAAAGGGATGTTCACTTTGCCAAGTGGTATAAAGTACGTTGGGGATGTCAAGAACGGTAAAGAACACGGTCAGGGTACTCTGACTCATCCATCGGGTCAGAAATACGTAGGGGAATACAAGTATGGCAAGATAGATGGTTGGGGAACAATGACTTATCCAGACGGACGAGTGGAAAGCGGACTCTGGAGAGAAAACCAGTTTTTGGACAATCAGTAA